GAAAGGACGGCCGATGGCCATCAGCCCGCGCGACACGCTCGGAGTGGCAGTCGTCGGAACCGGAAAGATGGGCGCCGACCACGTCCGCAGGATCCAGGACGTGGTCAACGGAGCCCGGGTGACCGCGGTCGTGGACGTCGACGCCGAGCGCGCCAAACGGATCGCGTCCGGTGTCGACGGCTGCACCGCGTACACCGACCCGGCCGCCGCGATGGCGGCGGCCGACGTCGACGCGGTCCTGATCGCCTCACCGGGCCCCGCCCACGAGGCGGCCCTGCTCGCGGCCTTCGAGCACGACCTCCCGGTCCTGTGCGAGAAGCCGCTCACGCCGGACGCGGCCTCGGCGCTCCGGGTGATGGAGGCGGAGACACGTCTCGGTCACCGCCGGGTGCAGGTCGGCTTCATGCGGCGCTACGACGCCGAGTACATGAAGCTCAAGTCCCTTCTGGAGACAGGCCAGTTGGGCCGCCCGCTGATGCTGCACAACCGGCACCGCAACGCGGCCAGCCCGCCTTTCTTCACCAGCTCCATGCTGATCAGCGACTCCGTGGCGCACGAGACCGACGCGACCCGTTGGCTGCTCGGCCAGGAGATCACGGCCGTGACGGTGCTGCGGCCGCGCCCCACGGCGAGTGCCCCGGAGGACCTCCAGGACCCGCAGTTCGTCGTCTTCGAGACCGACGGCGGCGCGATCGTCGACGTCGAGATGTTCGTCAACTGCGGCTTCGGCTACCAGGTCCAGGCCGAGGTCGTCTGCGAACGCGGCACCGCCCGCATCGGCGACGGCCACGCCATGGTCACCAACATGGCCGGCCGCTGGGGCGGCACCATCGCCCAGGACTTCGTCGAACGCTTCGCCGACGCCTACGACCGCGAGGTCCAGACCTGGGTCGACGCGACCCGCCGCGGCGAGGTGACCGGGCCGAGCGTGTGGGACGGGTACGCGGCGGCGGCCGTGTGCGAGGCGGGCGTTCGGGCGTTGGAGGAAGGGGTTCGGGTGGAGGTGGAGTTGGTGGAGCGGCCCGGGTTCTACCGGTAGCCGCTCCGGCGAGGCGGCACACCCTGCAACCAACTGCCCACTCGCAGCCGTCTTTTGTCCTCGAACGAGGAGGGCAGGGGGGCGCGGATGGGGCCGGTGCGCATGCTGCGCGTGACGGCACGAGTCACTACTCCCGGTGTGGGCGGTGCGCTGCTCGGGGCCGCGCTGCTGCACTGCGCGGCCCCGCCCGTTCGTCGAGTCCGACCGCGAGACCTACCGTCCGCTGATCGCGCGTCGGCTGCGGGTCCTCGCCCGGGCTCTCGGCCGTACCGGCGACCACATGGCCGCCGTGGCCTGCTACGAGGAGGCGGAGTCGTTCCTGCGGGACCCGCCCGGAGACCCCCGTACGGACGCCGACCTGGCGCTCACGGTCTCCGGTCTGTCCGTCGCGCTCACCAGGGCGGCGCTGGCCGGGCTGGGCGCCGGTCGGCCCGAGGAGGCGGTCGCCGCGCTGCGTTCCCTGCTCGCCCTCACCCGCCGGAGCGCCGCCGCCGACGTCCACGCCCGCTGCGTCATCACGTTCGCCCGGGCCCGTGCGGAACGCCCGGACGACATCGACATCGTCCGGGCGTGGGAGCGGTTGGTCGGGCAGCCGTACCCGACCTTCGTCTACCGCAGAACCGACACCCGCGGCCGGGGCGCGAACCCCGCCGCGCGGTAGGCGTCGTCGATGAGGGTCATCGTCGCGACCGCGTCGTCCGGTCCCAGGGGCAGGGGCGCGCCGTTCCTCAACCGGGCGGCGAACGCCTCCAGTTGGTAGGTGTAGGACGAGCGGCGGCCGAGGCGTTCCGTGCGTTCGCCGTCCGTGGTGCGGATGACGATGCGGTCGTCCAGTTGGGGAAGGACGAAGTTCGGGGCGAAGGCCTCGCCCCGGCTGCCGGTGATGCGGCAGCTCATGACCAGTTCGTCGTACGCCATGTGGCAGCGGGCGGTGCCCGTGGCGCCGCTGGGGTAGACGAGGTTGGCGTCCAGCCACTCGTCGACGCCGGGGGCGCCCGCGTGTTCGCCGCCGCGGGCCGAGACGAGGCGGGGTGCGCCGCCCGCCCAGGGGGCCAGCGTGCGCAGGGCGTGCAGGCTGTAGCAGCCCAGGTCCATCACGGCGCCGCCGGCCAGGTCCAGGGACCAGCGCGGGTCGGTGTCCGGCGGGGCCGGGATCGCCACGAGCGTCTCGACGTGCCGGAGTTCGCCGAGTTCACCGGAGGCCAGCAGTTCGTGCAGGCGCCGGGTGACCGGGTGGAAGAGGTAGTGGAACGCCTCCATGAAGACCGTCCCGGACTTCGCGGCCGCCTCCCGGACCTCGGCGGCCTCCTCCGCGTTGCTCGCCGACGGCTTCTCCGACAGGACGTGCTTGCCCGCCGCGAGCGCGGCGAGGTTCCACGGTCCGTGCAGTCCGTTGGCGAGCGGGTTGTAGACGACCTCCACCTCCGGGTCGGCGATCAGGTCGGCGTACGAGTCCGCCACCCGTTCGACGCGGTGCGCGGCGGCGTACGCCTCCGCCCTGGACCGGTCCCGCGCGGCCACCGCGACAATGCGGTGGC
The nucleotide sequence above comes from Streptomyces sp. N50. Encoded proteins:
- a CDS encoding Gfo/Idh/MocA family oxidoreductase, encoding MAISPRDTLGVAVVGTGKMGADHVRRIQDVVNGARVTAVVDVDAERAKRIASGVDGCTAYTDPAAAMAAADVDAVLIASPGPAHEAALLAAFEHDLPVLCEKPLTPDAASALRVMEAETRLGHRRVQVGFMRRYDAEYMKLKSLLETGQLGRPLMLHNRHRNAASPPFFTSSMLISDSVAHETDATRWLLGQEITAVTVLRPRPTASAPEDLQDPQFVVFETDGGAIVDVEMFVNCGFGYQVQAEVVCERGTARIGDGHAMVTNMAGRWGGTIAQDFVERFADAYDREVQTWVDATRRGEVTGPSVWDGYAAAAVCEAGVRALEEGVRVEVELVERPGFYR
- a CDS encoding Gfo/Idh/MocA family oxidoreductase; the protein is MSGPGREPLRIGVLGAARITEQSLIGPARTTGHRIVAVAARDRSRAEAYAAAHRVERVADSYADLIADPEVEVVYNPLANGLHGPWNLAALAAGKHVLSEKPSASNAEEAAEVREAAAKSGTVFMEAFHYLFHPVTRRLHELLASGELGELRHVETLVAIPAPPDTDPRWSLDLAGGAVMDLGCYSLHALRTLAPWAGGAPRLVSARGGEHAGAPGVDEWLDANLVYPSGATGTARCHMAYDELVMSCRITGSRGEAFAPNFVLPQLDDRIVIRTTDGERTERLGRRSSYTYQLEAFAARLRNGAPLPLGPDDAVATMTLIDDAYRAAGFAPRPRVSVLR